One genomic region from Evansella sp. LMS18 encodes:
- a CDS encoding tetraprenyl-beta-curcumene synthase family protein, translating into MKIPTTSWTLMYQIYKKVLPSVHKYLTGWKNRAANIPDQELRTQALASIETKTFHCEGGAIYGLLGGEKREEVIEFIVAYQTISDYLDNLCDRSTSLDPDDFRALHESMQDALTPGAELKDYYRYRDENEDGGYLADLVRTCQRCIAEFPSYHCVEKHNLELSLLYSDLQVHKHVEKEERVHRLEKWFAGYEENLPPMSWYEFSASTGSTLGIFCLTAYSAAIETLSLEEAEKIKSGYFPWVQGLHILMDYFIDQEEDRQGGDLNFCFYYKNEEEMLTRMEYFYIMAEQSIKDLPDWKFHRLINNGLLAIYLADDKVKKDPELRRKGNRFIKSGGAPTLFFYMNGWIYRRKSKT; encoded by the coding sequence GTGAAAATTCCCACGACCTCGTGGACACTAATGTATCAAATATATAAGAAGGTTCTTCCTTCTGTGCACAAATATTTAACTGGCTGGAAAAATAGAGCGGCTAATATACCTGACCAGGAACTGCGAACTCAGGCGCTTGCAAGCATAGAGACGAAAACATTCCACTGTGAAGGGGGCGCCATCTACGGACTGCTCGGCGGGGAAAAAAGAGAGGAAGTCATCGAATTTATTGTAGCTTACCAGACAATCAGCGACTACCTCGATAATCTTTGCGACCGCAGTACCTCGCTTGACCCTGACGACTTCCGTGCCCTGCATGAAAGCATGCAGGATGCACTGACACCAGGTGCAGAACTTAAGGATTACTACCGTTACAGGGATGAAAATGAGGATGGGGGCTACCTGGCCGATTTAGTAAGAACATGCCAGAGGTGTATCGCCGAATTTCCATCCTATCACTGTGTGGAGAAGCACAACCTGGAACTTTCTCTCCTGTACAGTGATTTGCAAGTACATAAGCATGTGGAAAAAGAGGAGCGGGTTCACCGGCTGGAAAAATGGTTTGCCGGTTACGAAGAGAACCTTCCTCCGATGAGCTGGTATGAGTTTTCCGCAAGCACAGGCTCCACACTTGGTATTTTCTGCCTTACAGCCTACTCAGCCGCAATAGAGACCTTATCATTAGAAGAAGCCGAGAAAATTAAATCAGGCTATTTCCCATGGGTTCAGGGGCTTCATATTTTAATGGACTATTTCATAGACCAGGAAGAGGACAGGCAGGGTGGAGATTTAAACTTCTGTTTTTATTATAAAAATGAAGAGGAAATGCTCACAAGAATGGAGTATTTTTACATAATGGCGGAACAGAGCATTAAAGATCTGCCTGACTGGAAGTTTCACCGTCTCATCAATAACGGGCTGCTGGCTATCTACCTGGCAGATGACAAAGTTAAAAAGGATCCTGAACTGAGGAGAAAAGGGAATCGTTTTATAAAAAGCGGTGGAGCACCAACACTGTTTTTCTATATGAATGGGTGGATTTACAGAAGGAAAAGCAAAACGTAA
- a CDS encoding alpha/beta hydrolase → MWKYEAKDAKAVFVIVHGAGEYHVRYNWVVEQLTKLQYHVVLGDLPGQGTTTGPSGHINSFNDYIVNVAKWLSEAKQYELPVILLAHSMGGLISIHTLMKMNEKDLPDAVILSSPCLGLANDPPVSKKLMASILNIAAPRFRFPSGLAPGSGTRSEEMRKRDVADPLLVKKVSARWYTELVKAMKQAQERTDAFPDIPVLVSQGGTDLIVNKERGRAWFDKLPVSNKYYREWEGLYHEVLNEPEQDRVFAHMLGFVTLNISC, encoded by the coding sequence ATGTGGAAATATGAAGCTAAAGACGCAAAAGCTGTCTTTGTTATTGTACACGGAGCGGGAGAGTACCATGTCCGTTACAACTGGGTGGTGGAACAGCTGACAAAGCTCCAATATCACGTAGTTCTCGGTGACCTCCCGGGACAGGGGACCACCACAGGTCCTTCCGGTCACATAAATTCGTTCAATGATTATATAGTCAACGTTGCAAAATGGCTCTCAGAAGCTAAGCAATACGAGCTTCCGGTAATATTGCTTGCTCACAGTATGGGTGGACTCATTTCCATTCATACGTTGATGAAAATGAATGAAAAGGATTTGCCTGACGCAGTGATTTTATCTTCACCATGCTTAGGGCTTGCGAATGATCCGCCAGTGTCCAAAAAACTTATGGCATCGATTTTAAATATAGCGGCACCACGCTTCCGTTTTCCGTCCGGGCTGGCCCCGGGTTCAGGTACAAGAAGTGAAGAAATGAGGAAGAGAGATGTGGCAGACCCGCTGCTCGTGAAAAAAGTCAGTGCAAGATGGTACACCGAACTGGTCAAAGCGATGAAACAGGCACAGGAGAGAACAGATGCTTTCCCGGATATACCTGTCCTTGTCTCTCAGGGAGGTACCGATCTTATTGTCAATAAGGAACGGGGGCGGGCCTGGTTTGACAAGCTGCCTGTATCCAATAAATATTACAGGGAATGGGAAGGCCTGTACCATGAAGTACTTAATGAACCGGAACAAGACAGAGTTTTCGCTCATATGCTTGGGTTTGTCACTCTCAATATCTCATGTTAA
- a CDS encoding gamma carbonic anhydrase family protein, producing MIYPYKDKWPEIDETAYLAEGAVVTGDVTIGEKSGIWFNTVIRGDVAPTYIGKRVNIQDNSMLHQSPNNPLVIEDGVTVGHQCTLHSCVIRKHALIGMGSVILDKAEIGEGAFIGAGSLVPPGKVIPPRTMAFGRPAKVIREINDEDLMDMDRIRREYIEKGQYYKEMKEKGIGKKR from the coding sequence ATGATTTATCCATATAAAGATAAATGGCCGGAAATTGATGAAACAGCTTATCTCGCTGAAGGTGCCGTAGTAACGGGCGATGTAACCATCGGCGAAAAATCAGGCATTTGGTTTAACACAGTGATCCGCGGGGATGTAGCGCCAACATATATTGGCAAAAGAGTTAATATTCAGGATAACAGTATGCTTCATCAGAGCCCGAATAATCCCCTTGTGATAGAGGATGGGGTGACGGTCGGGCACCAGTGTACCCTGCACAGCTGCGTTATCAGGAAGCATGCGCTGATTGGAATGGGGTCTGTCATCCTGGATAAAGCAGAGATTGGTGAAGGAGCATTTATCGGAGCAGGAAGCCTCGTACCTCCGGGAAAGGTCATTCCCCCACGAACTATGGCGTTCGGCCGCCCGGCTAAGGTCATTCGTGAAATAAATGATGAAGATTTGATGGATATGGACCGGATTCGCAGAGAATATATCGAAAAAGGCCAGTATTATAAAGAAATGAAAGAGAAGGGGATTGGGAAAAAAAGATAG
- the metK gene encoding methionine adenosyltransferase, whose translation MATKRRLFTSESVTEGHPDKICDQISDAILDEIMKNDPNARVACETSVTTGLVLVAGEISTTTYVDIPKIVRETIKGIGYTRAKYGFDYETCAVLTSIDEQSPDIAQGVDQALEAREGQMTDEEIEAIGAGDQGLMFGYADNQTPELMPLPISLAHRLSRRLSEVRKSGVVDYLRPDGKTQVTVEYDENDNPVRIDTIVISTQHHAEATLEEIKAALKEHVIKPVVPEELIDEETKYFINPTGRFVIGGPQGDAGLTGRKIIVDTYGGYARHGGGAFSGKDATKVDRSAAYAARYVAKNIVASGLADRCEVQLAYAIGVAQPVSISVDTFGTGKVSEDVLVDVVRNNFDLRPAGIIKMLDLRRPIYKQTAAYGHFGRTDVELPWERTDKAEIMKEDAERISG comes from the coding sequence GTGGCAACAAAACGACGTTTATTTACATCTGAATCAGTAACAGAAGGGCATCCTGATAAAATCTGTGACCAGATTTCCGATGCCATCTTAGATGAAATCATGAAAAACGACCCAAACGCCCGCGTAGCATGTGAAACATCGGTGACAACCGGTTTAGTGCTGGTAGCCGGGGAAATCAGCACTACGACTTACGTGGACATCCCGAAAATTGTCCGGGAAACGATAAAAGGAATCGGATACACAAGGGCTAAATACGGGTTTGACTATGAAACCTGTGCTGTTTTGACTTCCATTGATGAACAGTCACCGGATATTGCCCAGGGTGTAGACCAGGCACTTGAAGCACGTGAAGGCCAAATGACGGATGAAGAAATTGAAGCAATCGGAGCTGGCGACCAGGGGCTGATGTTCGGATACGCGGATAACCAGACACCTGAGCTTATGCCATTGCCAATTTCACTGGCACACCGTCTTTCCCGCCGCCTGAGCGAAGTGAGAAAAAGCGGAGTAGTGGACTACCTTCGCCCGGATGGGAAAACACAGGTAACTGTGGAATACGATGAAAATGACAATCCAGTGAGAATCGACACGATTGTTATATCCACACAGCACCATGCTGAAGCTACTTTGGAAGAAATAAAGGCGGCATTGAAAGAGCATGTAATCAAGCCGGTCGTACCTGAAGAACTCATTGACGAGGAAACAAAATATTTCATCAACCCTACAGGCCGATTTGTTATTGGCGGTCCTCAGGGAGATGCCGGACTTACCGGACGTAAAATTATTGTTGATACTTATGGCGGATACGCGCGTCACGGCGGAGGTGCTTTCTCCGGGAAAGACGCTACGAAAGTAGACAGATCCGCAGCATACGCTGCCCGTTATGTTGCGAAAAATATCGTGGCTTCCGGACTGGCTGACCGTTGTGAAGTGCAGCTTGCTTATGCAATTGGTGTTGCCCAGCCAGTATCCATCTCTGTTGATACATTTGGTACGGGAAAAGTTTCTGAAGATGTGCTTGTAGACGTTGTGCGCAACAACTTTGATCTGAGACCTGCAGGAATCATTAAAATGCTTGACCTGCGCAGACCAATTTATAAGCAGACAGCTGCTTACGGACATTTTGGCCGTACAGATGTGGAACTGCCATGGGAGCGTACAGACAAAGCAGAAATTATGAAAGAAGATGCTGAAAGAATTTCTGGTTAA
- the pckA gene encoding phosphoenolpyruvate carboxykinase (ATP), with protein MSIIHFETELERALDNANVNKDLSAARLIEKGLERGEGILTSTGAFRATTGSYTGRSPKDKFIVEERSVKDKIAWGAVNKPVSPEVFERLYVKVLNYLSERDEIFVRHGFAGADKSTQLPIRTINELAWHNLFVQQLFIRPTDNELKDFTPEFTIVSAPGFKANPAIDGTNSEAFIIVSFEKKTILIGGTEYAGEMKKSIFSIMNYLLPEREVLPMHCSANVGREGDTALFFGLSGTGKTTLSADPQRSLIGDDEHGWSLNGVFNIEGGCYAKTINLSEAKEPQIFNAIRYGSVLENVVVDEETRIPDYDSNFYTENTRAAYPIDYIPNSMVPSIAGHPNTIIFLTADAFGVLPPISKLTKEQAMYHFISGYTSKLAGTERGVTKPEATFSTCFGEPFLPLPANRYAKMLGDKIAEHDVNVFLVNTGWSGGPYGEGKRMNLAYTRAMVQAALEGELASTETAIDPFFGVHIPMHCPGVPDEVLQPRETWTDKEAYDRKARELALKFKENFKKFEDIPEEIYAAGPTV; from the coding sequence ATGAGTATTATTCATTTTGAAACAGAACTTGAAAGAGCATTGGATAATGCAAATGTAAACAAGGATCTGTCTGCAGCCCGCCTCATTGAAAAAGGACTTGAACGTGGGGAAGGAATACTCACTTCCACCGGGGCGTTCAGAGCCACTACCGGCAGCTACACAGGGCGGTCTCCTAAGGATAAATTCATTGTTGAAGAACGTTCTGTAAAAGATAAAATAGCCTGGGGCGCTGTCAATAAGCCTGTCTCTCCGGAAGTGTTCGAACGTCTTTATGTGAAAGTGCTGAATTACCTGAGCGAGAGGGACGAAATTTTTGTGAGGCACGGGTTTGCAGGGGCGGATAAAAGCACTCAGCTGCCAATCCGCACAATCAACGAATTGGCGTGGCATAATTTGTTTGTCCAGCAGCTCTTCATTCGTCCTACGGATAACGAACTGAAAGATTTCACTCCTGAATTCACGATTGTGTCAGCTCCCGGCTTTAAAGCGAATCCGGCAATTGACGGCACAAATTCTGAAGCATTCATTATAGTATCCTTTGAGAAGAAGACAATCCTCATCGGAGGAACAGAATACGCTGGAGAAATGAAAAAATCTATATTTTCCATCATGAACTACCTTCTTCCGGAAAGAGAGGTCCTTCCTATGCACTGTTCTGCCAACGTTGGCAGAGAAGGAGATACAGCACTTTTCTTTGGTCTTTCAGGGACAGGGAAAACAACTCTCTCCGCTGACCCTCAGCGCTCTCTCATAGGCGATGACGAGCATGGCTGGTCCCTCAACGGTGTCTTTAACATTGAAGGTGGCTGCTACGCAAAAACTATTAATCTTTCTGAAGCAAAGGAACCGCAGATTTTTAACGCAATCAGATATGGTTCCGTCCTGGAAAACGTGGTTGTTGATGAAGAAACGAGAATCCCGGATTACGACAGTAACTTTTATACAGAAAACACAAGAGCTGCTTATCCGATTGATTACATCCCGAACAGCATGGTTCCGAGCATCGCCGGCCATCCAAACACGATCATTTTCCTGACTGCTGATGCGTTTGGCGTATTGCCGCCAATCAGCAAACTGACAAAGGAACAGGCTATGTATCATTTTATTTCCGGTTATACTAGTAAACTTGCAGGCACTGAACGGGGCGTAACGAAACCGGAAGCAACCTTCTCCACATGCTTCGGGGAACCATTCCTCCCTCTTCCTGCAAACCGTTACGCTAAAATGCTCGGAGACAAAATTGCGGAACATGATGTAAACGTATTCCTCGTAAATACCGGCTGGTCAGGGGGCCCGTACGGCGAAGGAAAAAGAATGAACCTGGCTTACACAAGAGCTATGGTACAGGCCGCGTTAGAAGGAGAACTCGCTTCGACGGAAACTGCCATCGATCCCTTTTTCGGCGTCCATATACCGATGCACTGCCCAGGTGTTCCTGATGAAGTGCTCCAGCCAAGAGAAACATGGACAGATAAAGAAGCCTATGACAGAAAAGCAAGAGAACTTGCTCTGAAATTTAAAGAGAACTTCAAAAAATTCGAGGATATTCCTGAAGAAATATACGCAGCAGGACCGACAGTTTAA
- a CDS encoding ABC transporter substrate-binding protein, producing the protein MKSLKYCCLFLIFLAIAAFTTGCGSNDETTEVRLAEVTRSIFYAPQYAAITQGFFEEEGLDVELTTTWGGDTTMTTLLSGGADIALVGAETSIYVYAQEASDPAINFAQLTQTDGTFLVSREPVEDFQWDDLKGSTFLGQRKGGMPQMVGEYVLKQNGINPQQDLDLIQNIDFGNIASAFASGTGDYVQLFEPQATVFEQEGIGHIIDSFGTQSGNVPYTVYMTKESFLNKNEDTIERFTRAINKAQKWVQEQPADVVAEAIEEFFDDTPLDVIEQVVVRYRDQGSYAESPVLQEEAWYHLQGIMQEAGELPMEVDYEDLVNTEIAEKIMNE; encoded by the coding sequence ATGAAATCATTAAAATATTGCTGTTTATTTTTAATATTCCTGGCAATAGCAGCCTTCACAACTGGTTGCGGTTCCAATGATGAGACTACCGAAGTAAGGCTTGCTGAAGTAACAAGGTCTATTTTTTATGCACCTCAATACGCAGCAATCACCCAGGGATTTTTTGAAGAAGAAGGTCTTGATGTAGAACTCACAACTACCTGGGGCGGAGATACAACGATGACTACCCTTCTCTCTGGCGGTGCTGACATCGCCCTTGTTGGCGCGGAAACTTCCATCTATGTATATGCCCAGGAAGCCTCAGATCCTGCGATAAATTTCGCGCAGCTTACTCAGACTGATGGCACATTTCTCGTATCCAGAGAACCGGTGGAGGACTTCCAGTGGGACGATCTGAAAGGAAGCACTTTCCTCGGGCAGCGTAAAGGCGGTATGCCCCAGATGGTCGGCGAATACGTGCTTAAGCAAAATGGAATTAATCCCCAGCAGGATCTGGATCTGATTCAGAATATCGATTTTGGCAATATTGCATCTGCATTCGCCTCCGGCACTGGCGATTACGTGCAATTATTTGAGCCTCAGGCAACTGTTTTTGAACAGGAGGGCATCGGCCATATTATCGACTCGTTTGGAACACAATCAGGGAATGTCCCATATACTGTATACATGACAAAGGAAAGCTTTTTAAATAAAAACGAAGATACAATCGAACGGTTCACCCGGGCAATCAATAAAGCCCAGAAATGGGTGCAGGAACAGCCGGCAGATGTGGTTGCAGAAGCTATTGAAGAATTTTTCGATGATACACCTCTTGATGTAATTGAACAAGTAGTTGTCCGCTACAGAGACCAGGGTTCTTATGCAGAATCCCCTGTTTTGCAGGAAGAGGCATGGTATCATCTGCAGGGCATTATGCAGGAAGCCGGTGAACTGCCGATGGAAGTGGACTATGAAGATCTCGTAAACACGGAGATTGCAGAAAAAATAATGAATGAGTAA
- a CDS encoding ABC transporter ATP-binding protein: MALLELEKVEKLFFSRDSMTTAIKNISCAIDKGEFVSVIGPSGCGKSTLLSLISGLIHPTSGTIKLDGKEIKKPTPETGYMLQQDYLFPWLTIEQNITLGLKTMGKLTEETRKHSLYLLNELGLGDRANHYPNELSGGMRQRAALVRMLTSDPKLLLLDEPFSALDYQTKLKLEDLVFSTIKQHRKTAILVTHDIGEAIAMSDRIILLSHRPAQVIRIFNIPDELRNELPFQARNHPAFNGWFQDVWKELESLEQQI, translated from the coding sequence ATGGCTCTTTTGGAGCTTGAGAAAGTAGAAAAATTATTTTTCTCGAGAGATTCCATGACAACAGCCATAAAAAATATCAGCTGTGCTATAGATAAAGGTGAATTCGTTTCTGTTATAGGACCAAGCGGATGCGGTAAATCCACTCTTCTTTCCCTTATATCCGGGTTGATTCATCCAACAAGCGGTACTATTAAACTCGATGGAAAAGAGATAAAAAAGCCTACACCAGAGACTGGCTATATGCTGCAGCAGGATTATTTATTTCCGTGGCTGACGATTGAACAGAATATAACCCTTGGATTAAAGACAATGGGGAAACTGACAGAAGAGACAAGAAAGCATTCCCTGTATTTATTAAATGAATTAGGGTTGGGAGACAGAGCAAACCATTATCCGAATGAGCTTTCCGGTGGTATGCGCCAGAGGGCTGCCCTCGTCCGGATGCTTACCTCCGACCCGAAACTCCTTCTTTTGGATGAACCATTTTCAGCATTGGATTACCAGACTAAATTAAAGCTGGAAGACCTGGTTTTTTCCACGATAAAACAACACAGGAAAACTGCTATTCTCGTCACCCATGATATAGGCGAAGCAATTGCGATGAGCGACCGGATCATCCTGCTGAGCCACAGGCCGGCCCAGGTCATACGCATATTCAATATACCAGATGAGCTCAGAAACGAGCTGCCATTTCAGGCAAGGAACCATCCAGCGTTCAATGGATGGTTCCAGGATGTATGGAAGGAGCTGGAGTCCCTTGAGCAGCAAATATGA
- a CDS encoding ABC transporter permease, translating into MYGRSWSPLSSKYEQLHKEYKNKLTREKRLIRLVQAGILVSFFALWEIAASRHWVDPLLFSSPSRVWNMFLIRIHDGSLLTHTSVTLFETILGFLLGTLLGTLLAAILWWSPFLSRVLDPYLVILNSMPKVALGPILIVGLGPGFASIIAMGALISVIITTIVVYNAFRNVDDNYVKVIRSFGAGKKQAFFSVIFPASYPTIISTLKVNVGLSWVGVIVGEYLVSKQGLGYMIIYGFQVFNFTMVMLSLLIIAVLATCMYQLVELLEKRLVTRHQS; encoded by the coding sequence ATGTATGGAAGGAGCTGGAGTCCCTTGAGCAGCAAATATGAACAGCTCCATAAGGAATATAAGAATAAATTAACGAGGGAAAAACGGCTCATCCGCCTCGTCCAGGCAGGAATCCTCGTTTCTTTCTTCGCCCTGTGGGAAATTGCAGCTTCCAGGCACTGGGTAGATCCGTTATTATTCAGTTCCCCATCACGGGTATGGAATATGTTTTTAATCCGGATTCATGATGGCAGTCTGCTCACCCATACATCTGTGACATTATTTGAGACAATACTCGGGTTTCTCCTTGGAACCCTTCTCGGAACGCTTCTTGCAGCGATTCTCTGGTGGTCGCCATTTTTATCCCGGGTACTTGACCCATATCTTGTCATATTAAATTCCATGCCGAAAGTTGCTTTAGGACCGATTCTTATCGTTGGGCTCGGGCCAGGTTTCGCATCAATTATCGCCATGGGAGCCTTGATTTCCGTTATTATCACAACAATTGTCGTCTACAATGCCTTCAGGAATGTGGATGATAACTACGTTAAGGTCATAAGGTCTTTTGGAGCGGGAAAAAAACAAGCGTTCTTTTCCGTCATATTTCCCGCCTCCTATCCAACGATCATATCCACTTTGAAGGTCAATGTAGGCCTGTCGTGGGTCGGAGTCATTGTAGGAGAGTACCTCGTCTCTAAACAAGGACTGGGATATATGATTATTTACGGCTTCCAGGTTTTCAACTTTACGATGGTAATGCTGTCACTGCTTATCATAGCTGTCCTTGCAACGTGTATGTACCAGCTCGTTGAATTGCTGGAAAAAAGGCTCGTCACCAGACATCAAAGTTAA
- the ytkD gene encoding RNA deprotection pyrophosphohydrolase yields MEVVIIQEHSFKDFYNNTVIYSINDHPFSDSPKHVWVVSQYKGSWLLTIHPSRGLEFPGGKVEEGETPEEAAVREVFEETGGKVSSLKYIGQYKVSGKSETVIKNVYYAEVDELVSKNNYFETKGPKLLKSFPENIRTNHKYSFIMKDDVLHLTLNEVRQRGLRVPE; encoded by the coding sequence ATGGAGGTGGTCATCATTCAGGAACATAGCTTTAAAGACTTCTACAACAATACAGTTATTTACTCAATCAATGACCACCCTTTTTCTGATTCTCCTAAACATGTCTGGGTTGTAAGCCAGTACAAGGGCAGCTGGCTCCTGACCATTCATCCTTCAAGAGGGCTGGAATTTCCCGGAGGTAAAGTGGAGGAAGGGGAAACTCCAGAGGAAGCTGCGGTTAGGGAGGTCTTTGAGGAAACTGGAGGAAAGGTGAGCAGCCTGAAATATATAGGGCAATATAAAGTTTCCGGTAAATCTGAAACGGTTATCAAAAATGTGTATTACGCTGAGGTTGATGAACTGGTCAGCAAGAACAATTACTTCGAAACGAAGGGTCCTAAACTGCTGAAAAGTTTTCCTGAAAATATTCGGACGAACCATAAATACAGTTTTATTATGAAAGATGATGTGCTTCACCTTACACTTAATGAAGTAAGGCAGCGGGGCCTTCGGGTGCCAGAATAA
- a CDS encoding twin-arginine translocase TatA/TatE family subunit has product MLSNIGVPGLILILVIALVIFGPKKLPEIGRAVGQTLKEFKKSTKELTSEVTEPINDIKQEAKKVTEDK; this is encoded by the coding sequence ATGTTATCAAACATCGGAGTTCCCGGTTTAATTTTAATATTAGTTATTGCTTTAGTAATTTTCGGGCCTAAAAAGCTGCCGGAAATCGGACGCGCAGTTGGACAGACTTTAAAAGAGTTTAAAAAGTCAACGAAGGAACTTACTTCAGAGGTAACGGAGCCAATTAACGATATTAAGCAAGAAGCAAAGAAGGTAACGGAAGATAAATAA
- a CDS encoding molybdopterin biosynthesis protein, producing the protein MSYKRTIYLEDKPRMQALEECLAQFSPERAVEKISVPDAAGRVTSEPVYAGRSMPHYHASAMDGIAVRAADTSEAHEHRPVHLEEGTDFEYVDTGNLIPTGYDAVIMIEDINEAGDGIVEIIAPATPWQRIRPIGEDITYGEMLLPQGHVIRPVDAGALLAAGITEVEVVKKPLVHIIPSGNEIVQASEPLKAGKLIEFNGTIFAGLVAEWGGEGKIMPIAPDKPEAIRESLLRSAAEADIVVINAGSSAGSKDFTAKVIAEIGEVFTHGIATRPGKPVVIGKINGTIVVGVPGYPVSAFLVMDWFVKPLVSAYLGAPVPERPELTVTAGRRIVSNMGSEDFIRVNIGYVNGKYVAIPLTRSASVTMSLVKADGLVVIPPGHLGVEQGEEVTAQLFRNPRELEEAVLFSGSHDLCIDILSSLMKESSPLSQVTASHTGSMAGLMSIKRDEAHIAGIHLLDPDTGVYNISYVERFLKGKEVVLLPFLKRQQGWIVPKGNPLNIHKVSDLAGSEAVFVNRQRGAGTRVLFDHLLKKAEIDTAAIQGYGREMFTHLAVAAEVNMEQRNVGMGIYSAAKAFDLDFVPVAEESYDLIMTREFFESAKGRRIREILQSEQFRMQVEDLGGYRVTAEQEPVFL; encoded by the coding sequence ATGAGCTATAAGAGAACTATATATCTGGAAGATAAACCGCGCATGCAGGCACTGGAAGAATGTCTTGCACAATTTTCTCCTGAAAGGGCTGTTGAAAAAATATCTGTTCCCGATGCAGCAGGCAGGGTTACGTCAGAGCCAGTCTATGCTGGCAGATCCATGCCCCATTACCATGCTTCAGCGATGGATGGGATAGCGGTCAGGGCAGCTGACACTTCTGAAGCACATGAACACCGGCCTGTACACCTGGAAGAAGGAACTGATTTCGAATATGTGGACACTGGCAACCTTATTCCGACCGGCTATGACGCCGTTATTATGATAGAGGACATAAATGAAGCTGGGGACGGCATAGTGGAGATCATTGCTCCTGCAACACCATGGCAGCGAATCCGCCCGATAGGTGAGGATATTACTTACGGGGAGATGCTTCTGCCACAGGGGCATGTCATCCGCCCAGTTGACGCTGGAGCGCTTCTGGCCGCTGGTATAACAGAGGTGGAAGTAGTCAAGAAGCCTCTTGTGCATATCATTCCTTCGGGAAATGAAATAGTACAGGCGTCTGAGCCGCTGAAGGCAGGAAAGCTGATTGAATTCAACGGGACAATTTTTGCAGGTCTTGTTGCTGAATGGGGCGGCGAAGGTAAAATTATGCCAATCGCTCCTGATAAGCCTGAGGCTATCAGAGAGTCTCTTTTACGGAGTGCCGCTGAAGCAGATATCGTAGTTATCAATGCAGGATCTTCTGCAGGTTCAAAGGATTTTACAGCCAAGGTTATCGCTGAAATCGGCGAAGTTTTTACCCACGGAATTGCAACAAGGCCTGGAAAGCCTGTTGTTATTGGGAAGATAAACGGTACCATCGTTGTTGGAGTGCCAGGCTATCCTGTCTCTGCTTTTCTCGTGATGGACTGGTTTGTAAAGCCTCTGGTTTCCGCCTATTTAGGCGCGCCTGTTCCGGAACGTCCCGAGCTTACTGTAACAGCAGGCCGGAGGATCGTTTCGAATATGGGCTCTGAGGACTTTATCCGGGTGAATATCGGCTATGTAAACGGGAAATATGTAGCTATTCCTCTGACAAGATCAGCAAGTGTCACCATGTCGCTTGTGAAAGCAGACGGGCTTGTGGTGATTCCACCAGGCCACCTTGGAGTTGAGCAGGGGGAAGAAGTAACGGCCCAGTTGTTCCGGAATCCCCGGGAGCTTGAGGAAGCTGTCTTGTTCTCCGGAAGCCATGACTTGTGTATTGATATATTATCTTCTCTTATGAAGGAAAGCTCACCACTCAGCCAGGTAACAGCGAGCCACACTGGCAGCATGGCCGGGCTCATGTCAATCAAACGGGATGAAGCTCATATTGCGGGAATCCATCTCCTCGACCCTGATACAGGTGTGTATAACATTTCTTATGTTGAACGGTTCCTGAAGGGGAAAGAGGTTGTCCTGCTGCCGTTTTTGAAAAGGCAGCAAGGCTGGATAGTGCCTAAAGGCAATCCGCTGAACATCCACAAGGTTTCCGACCTTGCAGGCAGTGAGGCTGTTTTCGTGAATCGCCAGAGAGGCGCTGGCACGAGAGTTCTGTTTGATCATCTCCTGAAAAAAGCTGAGATAGATACTGCTGCTATCCAGGGCTATGGGAGGGAAATGTTTACCCATCTCGCCGTAGCCGCGGAAGTGAATATGGAACAGCGGAATGTGGGCATGGGGATCTATTCGGCAGCGAAAGCTTTTGACCTGGATTTCGTCCCTGTCGCAGAAGAGTCATATGACCTCATTATGACGAGAGAATTTTTCGAGAGTGCAAAAGGCAGAAGGATTCGTGAAATCCTCCAAAGTGAACAGTTCAGAATGCAGGTGGAAGACCTCGGCGGCTACCGTGTGACCGCCGAACAGGAGCCTGTGTTCTTATAA